Part of the Deltaproteobacteria bacterium genome, ATACATGGATTTCTGACAATCTATCTAAAGTAATTCACGAAAACACACAGCATTCCAATTAACATTATCTCAATCTTCAAAACCTGCTCCCCGATGTTGCACGTCCGGTCTCATTCTCCAGGACTGAGGCGGCAGGAACGTAACCTCGAGGCCGAACGGCGAGGCGATTTTTTCTAGTGTAGCGAGGGTCGGGTTGCCAGAGCCTTTTTCGAATTCGGAAAGTATCCGTGGGGAGATGGCGGAGGCTGGTAAG contains:
- a CDS encoding helix-turn-helix domain-containing protein, encoding MKRDSIQFFHFFPLSFQDVVRQNSLEEENLPASAISPRILSEFEKGSGNPTLATLEKIASPFGLEVTFLPPQSWRMRPDVQHRGAGFED